From the Winogradskyella forsetii genome, the window TGTGTCAGACTTAATAATTCCGTTTAGTTCGTACAAATAGTAAGAGTTAAAAGAATCGGGTCTTGGACTCTGACCTTCCATTCTATAATACTGTATTTTTAAACTATCTTTTTCTATTTCGGCTAAACCTTTGTTGCTTATATCGTTTGGGTTGAAATCACATATACGCTTTATTCTCTTTTCTTCTGAATTTTGTGATTGCAGCATTAATTCGATTACTTCATGTGCATTTTCATAGGTGTTTTCTTTTAATTCTTTTTCAGCACAATAATAATTGGAGAGTCCATTAATTTCATCAATATGAACTACGAAACCATCTTTATAAATAAAAAAAACGGACAAATACTTTATTACGTCAGATTTAATATTATCAGATGTGTTTAGTACATCTCTTTCCAGTTCAGCATAATAGTAACCATCAAGTGTAAGAATTTGCGAAGTAATAGTATTGTCTTCAAAATTTATAAGCTGATTTTTGTGATGAGTTTTAGCGATTCCACAAGAACTAATCATCATCAAGACTAAGAGAAATAATATCACTTTTCGTTTTTTCACAGAATGTTTTTTTTAGTTGCTTAAAGTTATGGTAATTCAATACTCAGTCCTATCCAACTTCTTACTCCATTCTTGAAAAGGCTTCAAAGCAATATCATGTGCCAATTGTAAAAACGGAATTTTTCGCTCTGCATACGGCAAAGGAATTTCATCATAAATAAATTGATCATCGAAGCCAATATTGGCGGCATCAACTTGGGTACTTCCATAATAAACCTTATCTACTCTAGACCAATATATGGCTCCCAAACACATAGGGCAAGGTTCGCACGATGTATATAACTCACATCCATCTAATTGAAAGCTATTGAGATTTTTACAGGCATCACGGATTGCCATGACCTCACCATGTGCAGTGGGATCGTTGGTTGAGGTGACTTTGTTATTGCCTCGTCCAACAATTTTACCGTCCTTTACAATCACGCAACCAAATGGACCACCTTCGTTATTGTTCATTCCTTTTAGTGCAGCATTAACTGCTTCTTGCATGAATTTTTCTTTTTCTGTCATGTATAATTAGTGTCTATTTTTAAATTTTGATTTCAATAAAGGTATTAAATTCAATCAAAATAAAAGGGTTAGTCTATTTGAAAAGTTTGTTGCATAAATAGGTGTTGACTTGCCTTGCAAGGTGCTTTCAATAAAATATGTTTTATTTCAATCAATGCTCAACCATACAGGCGATATTAAAACGAATATCCAATGGCAAAGTTCAGCACAGGTTCATCAGCTTTAAATTCCCAGCGTTGTCCTTCGGGTAATGATGGATCATGAAAAGGCGCCGCCAAATCAAACCGAATGACGAAACCTTGAACATCCACTCGTAATCCAAAACCTGCTCCCATGCCTAGTTCGTTTATAAAATTGGATGTAAATTTATCTGGTGCAGTACCATCCTGCTCCTCAAAGGTCGGATTTGCTACGGAGTTCCAAACATTTCCTGCGTCAGCAAAAACAGCGCCTTTAAAAAACGAAAAAATTGGAAAGCGGTATTCTATATTGGCTTCTAGTCGTATGTTTCCGGTTTGGTCAAAAAACGTTCCATCACTATCTGGATCGGCATCCTCATCGTAAGTTCCTGGTCCCAATGAACGAATCCTGAAAGCTCTCACGCTATAAGGTCCGCCAGAAAAATATTGCTTTACAAACGGAATCACATCAGAATTACCATAAGCCAACCCATAACCAGCAAATAGTCTTGTCGCTATGGTTTGTTCTCTGTTTTTTCCGAAATTCAGATGAAATCTGGCATCAATATCCGCTTTGGCATATTGGGCATATTCTAAGCCTAAAAACTCCTTGGGTTCTCCTGCGTTTTTTTCTTGTCCAAAAAGGCTGATTGAGTTTCCTGCCACATCTAAAGTGGAATTTACGTAAAACTGGTTAGGGTCTTTGGCATCGACCATGCCATTATAAGTAAATGAAAATGTTAACCCTGAAATGAATTGTTGGTCAAAACTGCGCTGTAAAAAGGGATTGTCATCTAAAATTTCCTGAAACTCTTCAGTTGTATTCGATAAGCTTGTATAGTTAACCGAAATTGGGTTGAGCTCATAAGTGATGTAACGGTTGGCATTCCAGACATAGCCAAAAAGTGCATTTCCGGAAAGTAGGGAATATAATTTGCTTCGGTTTAAGAATGTAACGCCCAAACTGGTCTTGGTCTTGGGAATTGAATACTCAAAAAAATCATCGTTGATTTT encodes:
- a CDS encoding nucleoside deaminase, whose translation is MTEKEKFMQEAVNAALKGMNNNEGGPFGCVIVKDGKIVGRGNNKVTSTNDPTAHGEVMAIRDACKNLNSFQLDGCELYTSCEPCPMCLGAIYWSRVDKVYYGSTQVDAANIGFDDQFIYDEIPLPYAERKIPFLQLAHDIALKPFQEWSKKLDRTEY